CTTCGTCACATTCCGCGGTTAGGCTTGTTCCGGAGAACAGCGGGACGAGCCACATGCTGCGGCAGGTGGCGGCAAAGTTTGGAACGCAGTCCATTCCTGTTCTTGGGTTTGCGGTCCGGGGTGCAACCAGATTGTTGGGCTATATCGGCCCGCGTTGGCAGGAGACTTTTTGATATGACCACTGCGTTGATCCGTTCGCGGACAATGACTTTCGAGGGGACGGCCAAGGGCGCTTCCTTTGGCTTTTCGGGCCGCGCCGTGAAGATGGCGCTGGCCGGCCTCGCCGCCCTGGCACTGGCCGCGTGCAGCTCCGATCCGGAGCAGCCGACCGTGCAGGCCACCACCGCTCCGGCTCCCGCCGCGCCGGCCGGGCCGACCCCGGGTTCGCAGCAGGACCTGGTGGTGAATGTCGGTGACCGCGTCTTCTTCGACACTGACCAGTCGTCGCTGCGGGCCGATGCCCGCGCCACGCTGCAGCGTCAGGCTGCCTGGCTGAACCAGTACCCGAATGTGCGGGTGACGCTGGAAGGCCATGCGGATGAGCGCGGCACGCGTGAATACAACCTTGCGCTGGGCGCCCGCCGCGCCAACTCGGCCAAGGACTACCTGGTGAGCCTCGGTGTCGCGCCGTCGCGCGTCCAGACCATCTCCTTCGGCAAGGAGCGCCCGGTGGCGCTTTGCTCCGATGAGAGCTGCTGGGCCCAGAACCGCCGCGCGGTGAGCGTGGTGACGCAGGGCGCAGGCTCGTAAGCCACCTGCGATCCTGACAACGGAACGGGGCGTGCATCCTTGGCGGATGCGCGCCCCTTTTCGTTTGCCGTGTGGTTCAGCGCGCGCCGGTGGTGCTTGCGCCGGGCCTCAATTTCGACAAGCTTGTCGGGATATTTTCCGTTCCGCTTTTCTGCCTTCCGTGAGACCCGTCATGCCGAAATTCCGCATTGTTCTCCTTCTTGCCGCGGGGCTTTTGCCTGCGATTGCCGTCGGTAGCGTGCTGACCGCGGGGCCCGTGGCAGCGCAGCAATCGGTTACCGATACGCGGGCGCTCTATGACCGCCTGCTGCGGCTGGAGCGGGACCTGCAGGATGTGCAGCGGTCGGTCTATCAGGGTGGCGGGCAGGCCCAGAGCCTGGCGTCCGGTGCAGGGCAGGCGCCGAGTGGTGCGTCTTTGAACGCGACGGATGCGGCACGGATTTCCCTGCGGCTTGACCAGATCGAGCAATCGCTGCGCGACATGACCGGGCAGGTGGAGCGGCTGCAGTTCGAGGTGCGGCAGGCAAACCAGCAGCTGGAGAATTTTCGTGCGGACACGGATTATCGTCTTCGCGAACTGGAGGGGACGGGCGGCGGGTCGCGGCAAGTGAGCCAGGCACCGCAGGCTGCCGCTCAGACGCAGACACCGCAGCTGACGCCGCCGCCGACTGAAAAGCCGTTAAGCGCGGCCCAGCAGGCGAGCATCGGGACGCTGGGTGCGGTGTCAGCCGGTGCTGCGGCCTCCACGTCCGGGGCGGCGCCGCGCCAGCTTGCAACGCCGTCGACCGGTCTGCCGGAGGGCGGGCCGGATCAGGCGTATAAATATGCCATGAGCTTCCTCCGGCAGCGGGATTATGCGGCGGCGGAAACGGCATTCTCCCAGTTCCTTGAGCAGTATGGCGACACGAATCTTGCCGGGAATGCCCAATACTGGCTGGGGGAGACCTATTATGTGCGCGAGCAGTACCAGGATGCCGCGCGGGCCTTTCTCACCGGCTATCAGCAATATGCGTCCAGCCCCAAGGCGCCGGACAGCCTGCTGAAGCTGGGCATTACCCTGGCAGCGCTGGGGCAGACGCAGGATGCCTGCCTCACCCTGGCTGAGGTGCCGCGGACATTTCCCAATGCACCGCAGAGCGTGAAGGCACGGGCCGAGCAGGAGCGCTCGCGCGCGGGCTGCGTCTGACGGCGGTGCGCGGGGCGGGTACAGTTCCCTCAGCCGAGGCGCTTCTGGCGGGTGTTGATCTGCCGGACGGGGCGCCGCTTGCGGTGGCGGTGTCCGGCGGGCCGGACTCGATGGCCCTGCTGCACCTAGCGGCGGAGCACGGGCGGCAGACGGGCCGTGAGGTGACGGCGCTGACGGTGGATCATGGCATCAGGCCGGAAGCCGCGGAGGAAGCGCTTCAGGTCGCCGCATGGTGTGCGGCGCTCGGGGTTCCACACTATATTCTTGCGTCTGACGCGCCCGCGCCGGCTGCGGATATCCAGGCCTGGGCGCGGCGACTGCGCTACCGGCTGATGGGCGCATGGTGCCGTGAACGAGGGGTAGCAGCGCTGCTGGTTGCCCATAGCCGTGATGACCAGGCGGAGACTTTCCTGCTGCGGCTGGGCCGCGGCAGCGGCGTGGACGGGCTGGCGTCGATGGCACGGGACGTGACCCGTGAGGGCTTGCGTATCCTGCGGCCGCTGCTTGCGACCTCGCGGGAGGACTTGCGGGTCTTTCTGGCAGAGCGCGGGCAGGACTTCATCCAGGACCCGTCAAATGACGACACGCATCACGCGCGGGTGCGGATGCGGCGGCTGATGCCTGCGCTGGCAGCCGAGGGGATGACGGCGGCGCGGCTTGCGGAAACGGCCGGGCGGCTGGCAATTGCGCGGGATGCGCTGGATGGGTGGATGCGGGCGCATGTGAAGGCCAATGTCCGTTTCTTTGGCACCGGCCACGCGGTGATGGACCGGGCGGCCTTCTGTGACGTGCCGGAGGATATCGGGCTCAGGGCCCTGGCGGCGCTGGTGCGGGGGGTCGGCGGCGGGGTCTATCGCCCGCGGCTTGCGCATACGACATCGCTGCTGGCGCGGCTGCGTGAGGCAGGGTTCAAGGGGGCGACGCTCGGGGGCTTGCGGTTTCAGGCCCGGGGGGCGGAGGTTCTGGTGTGCCGCGAGGGGCGGGCGCTGGCAGGACCTGCCGGCACGCGCGACGGGCGGTTTGACTGGGACGGGCGGTTTTCAGTCAGTGTGGATGACGCAGCAGCGGCGGACTCCCTGCATGTAGCGGCGCTGGGCGCGGCAAACTGGCGGGATATCCGCCATCAGCCCGGGATTCCTCAGCTTCCCGCGATGGTCGGCGGCAGCCTGCCGGCGCTCTACCGGGAGGGTGAATTGGTGGATATCCCCGGTTTTTTTCAACCGGATGAGGCAGGGGCGCTGTCGGCCCGAGCCTTGTTCGTTGCGCCTGCGCGGGCCGGACTGGCTGCGGGACCAATTGCCACGGGGCAGGCCAAGCCCTGATTGGAACAGGGCTAAACCCTTGATGATCAAAGGGGGTTAACCGTGATTGGAATAGCTCTAATGACTGGTAATCCTTTATTGGCTGCCT
The sequence above is drawn from the Pyruvatibacter mobilis genome and encodes:
- the pal gene encoding peptidoglycan-associated lipoprotein Pal, yielding MALAGLAALALAACSSDPEQPTVQATTAPAPAAPAGPTPGSQQDLVVNVGDRVFFDTDQSSLRADARATLQRQAAWLNQYPNVRVTLEGHADERGTREYNLALGARRANSAKDYLVSLGVAPSRVQTISFGKERPVALCSDESCWAQNRRAVSVVTQGAGS
- the ybgF gene encoding tol-pal system protein YbgF gives rise to the protein MPKFRIVLLLAAGLLPAIAVGSVLTAGPVAAQQSVTDTRALYDRLLRLERDLQDVQRSVYQGGGQAQSLASGAGQAPSGASLNATDAARISLRLDQIEQSLRDMTGQVERLQFEVRQANQQLENFRADTDYRLRELEGTGGGSRQVSQAPQAAAQTQTPQLTPPPTEKPLSAAQQASIGTLGAVSAGAAASTSGAAPRQLATPSTGLPEGGPDQAYKYAMSFLRQRDYAAAETAFSQFLEQYGDTNLAGNAQYWLGETYYVREQYQDAARAFLTGYQQYASSPKAPDSLLKLGITLAALGQTQDACLTLAEVPRTFPNAPQSVKARAEQERSRAGCV
- the tilS gene encoding tRNA lysidine(34) synthetase TilS → MRGAGTVPSAEALLAGVDLPDGAPLAVAVSGGPDSMALLHLAAEHGRQTGREVTALTVDHGIRPEAAEEALQVAAWCAALGVPHYILASDAPAPAADIQAWARRLRYRLMGAWCRERGVAALLVAHSRDDQAETFLLRLGRGSGVDGLASMARDVTREGLRILRPLLATSREDLRVFLAERGQDFIQDPSNDDTHHARVRMRRLMPALAAEGMTAARLAETAGRLAIARDALDGWMRAHVKANVRFFGTGHAVMDRAAFCDVPEDIGLRALAALVRGVGGGVYRPRLAHTTSLLARLREAGFKGATLGGLRFQARGAEVLVCREGRALAGPAGTRDGRFDWDGRFSVSVDDAAAADSLHVAALGAANWRDIRHQPGIPQLPAMVGGSLPALYREGELVDIPGFFQPDEAGALSARALFVAPARAGLAAGPIATGQAKP